The proteins below are encoded in one region of Macrococcus armenti:
- a CDS encoding glycosyltransferase, translating into MSYKIKVCHITSTHKLNDVRINLKECTSLAKKYDVYLLGNDITYGDVSGDVKVINIKKQIKGRLDRFLNLKKDLLKEALKINADIYHVHDPDLLQICLALKKYKKTIIFDSHEDVPKQILAKNYIPKYLRVPISFAYARYEKFITQKIDAVVAATPSIRDKFLKYNLNTIDVNNYPLLNEFAESKATNFENRKKQITYVGGLSKERGIETIITLSQKLPQYNFKIAGNFSSKEEEIKYKSMVHNENIEFLGHLNRKEIVSLLIESMFGLVLLEKNERYAESLPIKMFEYMAAGLPFIATDFTLWKTITDNAQTGFCVNPNNLEEIQNILMKNIENPDVINTQSQKGINYVFNNCNWENEEQKLLNLYKKLEEI; encoded by the coding sequence TTGAGTTATAAAATAAAAGTTTGTCACATTACATCTACTCATAAGCTTAATGATGTAAGAATTAATTTAAAAGAATGTACTTCACTTGCCAAAAAGTATGATGTATATCTGCTAGGGAATGATATAACTTACGGGGATGTAAGCGGAGATGTGAAAGTTATTAATATTAAAAAACAAATTAAAGGAAGATTAGATAGATTTCTGAATCTAAAAAAAGACTTATTAAAAGAAGCATTAAAAATAAATGCAGATATTTATCATGTCCATGATCCGGATTTACTTCAAATTTGTTTAGCTTTAAAAAAATATAAAAAAACTATTATATTTGATTCACATGAAGATGTCCCAAAACAAATATTGGCTAAAAATTATATACCCAAATATTTAAGAGTCCCTATTTCATTTGCTTATGCCAGATATGAAAAATTTATAACTCAAAAAATTGATGCGGTTGTTGCAGCTACACCAAGTATTAGAGACAAATTTTTAAAGTATAATTTAAACACGATTGATGTTAATAACTATCCATTATTAAATGAGTTTGCAGAAAGTAAAGCAACTAATTTTGAAAATCGAAAAAAGCAGATTACATATGTAGGGGGATTAAGTAAAGAGAGAGGGATTGAGACTATAATTACCTTATCCCAAAAATTGCCACAATATAATTTTAAAATTGCAGGTAATTTTTCAAGCAAAGAAGAAGAAATTAAATACAAATCGATGGTTCATAACGAAAACATCGAATTTTTAGGACATCTAAATAGAAAAGAAATCGTTTCATTATTAATAGAATCAATGTTTGGATTGGTGTTACTTGAAAAAAATGAAAGATACGCTGAGTCATTACCTATAAAAATGTTTGAGTACATGGCTGCAGGGCTCCCATTTATTGCGACAGATTTCACTTTATGGAAAACTATAACTGATAATGCACAAACAGGCTTTTGTGTAAATCCAAATAATTTAGAAGAAATACAAAATATTTTAATGAAAAACATAGAAAATCCTGATGTGATAAATACACAATCTCAAAAAGGTATAAATTATGTTTTTAATAATTGCAATTGGGAAAATGAAGAACAGAAATTACTTAATTTATATAAAAAATTGGAGGAAATTTAA
- a CDS encoding DegT/DnrJ/EryC1/StrS family aminotransferase: MKVQMLDLGEQYQGIKDEVIQKLDEVMSSSSFILGQNVKTLEADVANSSNCKHGIGVGNGSDAIHIALQAAGIEAGDEVITTPFTFFATGGAIARANATPVYVDIDPVTFNIDPSKIEAAITEKTKAIIPVHLYGHMADMEAIMEIAKKHNLVVVEDAAQAIGASINGKQVGELGTAATYSFFPTKNLGAYGDGGMLVTNDDKLAEKARVIRVHGSKPKYYHHVLGYNSRLDELQAAILNVKFPHLKEYSEARRERAKFYTDQLNEKVSEYVTTPTEVEGYHHVYHQYTLRVERRDELQQFLKENDIASMIYYPMPLHLQPVFKELGYKEGDFPETEKATKEALSLPMWPELKREQQEYVIEKIVEFYNK; this comes from the coding sequence ATGAAAGTGCAAATGTTAGATTTAGGTGAACAATATCAAGGTATTAAAGATGAAGTTATTCAAAAGCTTGACGAGGTTATGTCATCTTCAAGTTTTATTTTAGGGCAAAATGTAAAAACTTTAGAAGCTGATGTGGCAAACTCTAGCAATTGTAAACATGGTATCGGTGTTGGAAATGGCTCAGACGCTATCCACATTGCATTGCAGGCAGCTGGAATTGAAGCAGGAGATGAAGTTATTACAACTCCATTTACATTCTTTGCTACTGGTGGTGCTATTGCAAGAGCGAATGCTACTCCAGTATATGTTGATATTGATCCTGTTACTTTTAATATTGATCCTTCAAAGATCGAAGCAGCAATAACTGAAAAAACTAAAGCAATTATTCCGGTACACTTATATGGTCATATGGCAGATATGGAAGCGATTATGGAAATTGCTAAAAAGCATAACTTAGTTGTAGTTGAAGATGCAGCACAAGCTATTGGCGCATCAATCAACGGTAAACAAGTAGGTGAGTTAGGAACTGCTGCAACATATTCTTTCTTCCCTACTAAAAACTTAGGTGCATATGGTGACGGTGGTATGCTTGTTACTAATGATGACAAACTTGCTGAAAAAGCTAGAGTAATCCGTGTACATGGTTCTAAACCAAAGTATTATCATCATGTACTTGGCTATAATAGTCGTTTGGATGAGTTACAAGCTGCGATTTTAAATGTTAAATTCCCGCATTTAAAAGAATATAGTGAAGCACGAAGAGAAAGAGCTAAGTTTTATACTGATCAATTAAACGAAAAAGTATCAGAATATGTTACTACACCAACAGAAGTTGAAGGATACCACCATGTGTATCATCAATATACACTTCGAGTTGAGCGTCGTGATGAGTTACAACAATTTTTAAAAGAAAATGATATAGCATCAATGATTTATTATCCAATGCCACTACATTTACAACCAGTATTTAAAGAGTTAGGATACAAAGAAGGAGACTTCCCTGAAACTGAAAAAGCAACGAAGGAAGCATTATCATTACCAATGTGGCCAGAATTGAAGAGAGAACAACAAGAATATGTAATTGAAAAAATTGTTGAATTCTACAATAAGTAG
- the wecB gene encoding non-hydrolyzing UDP-N-acetylglucosamine 2-epimerase encodes MKILTVAGTRPQLVKIGAVSRKLREKFTEVLVNTGQHYDYNMAGVFFDELKIPKPDYDLGVGSGSHGKQTGEMMIKLEEVFDIEKPDVVLVYGDTNSTLAGAIVAAKRLIPLIHIEAGLRSYNKAMPEEQNRILTDNLSDLLFIPSNIAMQNLHREGITEGIYNVGDVMMDAVLYNAQLAEERYNLSDYGLTPKQYILGTIHRAENTNDVNKLTAILKSFAKLDKIVYLPLHPRTKKLINEYGINDIVDASSNIKIVEPISYLEMLLLEKNAYAIVTDSGGVQKEAYFSKVPCITLRDQTEWTETIDLGWNKLLNPLNEDLSIALDNINTGEDIYDAYGDGSAADEIVRIIEEKFIK; translated from the coding sequence ATGAAAATTTTAACGGTAGCAGGTACTAGACCTCAGTTAGTTAAAATAGGTGCTGTATCAAGGAAATTAAGAGAAAAGTTTACGGAAGTACTAGTTAATACTGGTCAGCACTATGATTACAATATGGCCGGTGTGTTCTTTGATGAGTTGAAAATTCCAAAACCAGATTACGATTTAGGAGTCGGTTCAGGATCTCATGGAAAACAAACTGGTGAAATGATGATAAAATTAGAAGAAGTTTTTGATATCGAAAAACCAGATGTTGTTTTAGTATATGGAGATACAAATTCAACATTAGCAGGGGCGATAGTGGCAGCTAAAAGATTGATTCCATTAATTCACATTGAAGCTGGTTTACGAAGCTATAATAAAGCTATGCCAGAAGAACAAAACAGAATATTGACAGACAATCTTTCAGATTTATTATTTATTCCTAGCAATATTGCAATGCAAAATCTTCATAGAGAAGGTATAACAGAGGGCATTTATAATGTTGGTGATGTTATGATGGATGCAGTACTTTATAACGCACAATTAGCAGAAGAACGATATAACCTTTCTGATTATGGATTAACTCCAAAACAGTATATATTAGGTACAATTCATAGAGCTGAAAATACGAATGACGTTAATAAATTAACAGCAATATTAAAATCGTTTGCAAAATTAGATAAAATTGTCTACTTACCATTACATCCAAGAACTAAGAAATTGATAAATGAATATGGTATTAATGATATTGTTGATGCATCAAGCAATATTAAAATTGTAGAACCTATATCTTATCTAGAAATGCTTTTACTTGAAAAGAATGCCTATGCAATTGTTACAGATTCCGGTGGAGTTCAAAAAGAAGCATATTTTTCTAAAGTGCCATGTATCACTTTGAGAGATCAAACTGAATGGACAGAAACCATTGATTTAGGATGGAATAAACTTTTAAATCCTTTAAATGAAGATTTATCTATTGCGCTAGATAATATTAATACTGGCGAAGATATTTATGACGCATATGGAGATGGGTCTGCAGCTGATGAAATTGTTAGAATTATTGAAGAAAAATTTATAAAATAA
- a CDS encoding acyltransferase, translating into MTIQKGNNVVIGKNVEFGENIIIGNNVVIYDNTKIGSNVIIMDNAVIGKTPTRAKSSILPEIKELPPCEIGNGVTIGTSAIIYVNAKIADDVFVADLATVRERVEIGEGTIVGRGVAVENDCIVGKKCKLETNCYITAYSTIEDFVFIAPCVVTTNDNYLARDKERYNHFKGVTVKTGGRIGANSTILPGKVINEDGTVAAGSIVSKDVEKESLVVGTPAKEIRKVPESQLLRNQEL; encoded by the coding sequence ATGACAATTCAAAAAGGAAATAATGTTGTTATTGGTAAAAATGTAGAGTTTGGTGAAAATATTATTATTGGAAACAATGTGGTTATTTATGATAATACAAAAATTGGATCTAATGTTATTATTATGGACAATGCAGTTATTGGTAAGACGCCTACAAGAGCAAAATCTTCAATTTTACCAGAGATAAAAGAATTACCTCCTTGTGAAATTGGTAATGGTGTGACGATTGGAACGTCTGCTATTATTTATGTTAATGCAAAAATAGCTGATGATGTATTTGTAGCTGATTTAGCCACAGTTCGTGAAAGAGTCGAAATTGGAGAAGGAACAATTGTTGGACGTGGAGTTGCAGTTGAAAATGATTGTATTGTCGGTAAGAAATGTAAATTAGAAACGAATTGCTATATTACAGCTTATTCTACTATTGAGGATTTTGTATTTATTGCTCCTTGCGTTGTAACTACAAACGATAACTATTTAGCACGCGATAAGGAAAGATATAATCATTTTAAAGGTGTAACAGTAAAAACTGGTGGAAGAATTGGAGCTAACTCTACAATCTTACCTGGTAAGGTAATAAATGAAGATGGGACTGTAGCTGCCGGAAGCATTGTTTCTAAAGATGTTGAGAAAGAATCTTTAGTTGTAGGTACACCTGCAAAAGAGATTAGAAAAGTTCCAGAATCACAATTGTTAAGAAATCAGGAGTTGTAG
- a CDS encoding glycosyltransferase family 4 protein translates to MEIWIFNHYAIGPNSGGGTRHYDLSKYLVKKGHKVKIFASSFDHQTRKEKHLFNKELYKSEIHDGVEFIWIKTHPYKGNDYNRVLNMLSYFKNAKKVSKLVNGNPDLVIGSLVHPLAAYLGYIVSKKKKSLFYFEERDLWPQSLIDLGKVTEKNPVIFLLYKLEKYLYKKADRIIVLFENAKNYVVSKGINEEKVLYIPNGIDMNRLETSNSSLPYELENYFNENNGNNIIVYTGTHGLANNLDVVLDAAKEIKTNTQFLFIGDGPNKEKLIQRKLNEKIENVYFADPVNKDLIPTILQKSSVGLLPLKHSPVFKWGISPNKLFDYMSNKLPVILLCDIEDSPLQQADGGFVFKKDFKNELVDLLNNINKYDLESLGDNGYNFVKENHNWEKNSQIIINSAIQDKKK, encoded by the coding sequence ATGGAGATTTGGATTTTCAATCATTATGCAATTGGACCAAATTCGGGTGGAGGTACAAGACATTATGATTTATCTAAATATTTAGTGAAAAAAGGGCATAAAGTTAAAATATTTGCATCTTCATTCGATCATCAAACTAGAAAAGAAAAACATTTATTTAATAAAGAATTATATAAAAGTGAAATACATGATGGAGTTGAATTTATATGGATAAAAACACATCCATATAAAGGAAATGATTATAATCGTGTATTAAATATGTTATCTTACTTTAAGAATGCAAAAAAAGTCTCAAAGTTAGTAAATGGAAATCCTGATTTAGTTATTGGAAGTTTAGTCCATCCATTGGCTGCTTATTTAGGTTATATTGTATCTAAAAAGAAAAAATCTTTGTTTTATTTTGAAGAAAGAGACTTATGGCCTCAATCATTAATTGATTTAGGTAAAGTTACAGAAAAAAATCCAGTTATTTTTTTGCTGTATAAACTTGAAAAATATTTGTATAAAAAAGCTGATAGAATTATAGTATTATTTGAAAATGCAAAAAACTATGTTGTATCTAAAGGGATTAATGAAGAAAAAGTCTTGTATATACCTAATGGTATTGATATGAATCGTTTAGAAACAAGTAACAGTTCATTACCATATGAATTAGAAAATTATTTCAATGAAAATAATGGTAATAATATTATTGTTTATACAGGAACACATGGTTTAGCTAATAATTTAGATGTAGTATTAGATGCTGCTAAAGAAATCAAAACTAATACTCAATTTCTTTTTATTGGTGATGGGCCAAATAAAGAAAAACTTATTCAAAGGAAACTAAATGAAAAAATTGAAAATGTTTATTTTGCTGATCCTGTAAATAAAGATTTAATTCCTACAATTTTACAGAAAAGTAGTGTTGGTTTACTGCCATTAAAACATTCCCCAGTTTTTAAATGGGGGATAAGTCCAAATAAATTATTTGATTATATGTCAAATAAACTACCTGTAATTTTATTATGTGATATTGAAGACTCTCCTTTGCAACAAGCAGATGGTGGTTTCGTATTTAAAAAAGATTTTAAAAATGAGTTGGTGGATTTATTAAACAATATTAACAAATATGACTTGGAATCTTTGGGTGATAATGGCTATAATTTTGTTAAAGAAAATCATAATTGGGAAAAAAATTCTCAGATAATAATTAATAGTGCTATCCAAGATAAGAAAAAATGA
- a CDS encoding sugar transferase: protein MMKRIFDFSAATLGLIVVSPIVIGTAIVVKKKIGSPILFTQTRPGQYGKPFQVYKFRTMTNETDENGKLLPDADRLTETGKFLRNYSLDELPQLINVIKGDISLVGPRPLLMEYNDLYNDEQRRRLDVKPGITGWAQVNGRNALSWEEKFKLDVWYVDNQSFMLDMYILYLTVIKVFKSEGINQEGSVTAEKFKGTPSNA, encoded by the coding sequence ATGATGAAAAGAATTTTTGATTTTTCAGCAGCTACTTTAGGACTAATTGTTGTATCTCCAATTGTTATCGGTACAGCTATTGTTGTAAAGAAAAAGATTGGATCGCCAATCTTATTTACGCAAACACGACCAGGACAATATGGTAAACCATTTCAGGTTTATAAGTTTCGTACGATGACGAATGAAACTGATGAGAATGGTAAACTACTTCCGGATGCAGATCGATTAACTGAAACGGGTAAATTCTTACGTAATTATAGTTTAGATGAGCTACCTCAACTTATTAATGTAATTAAAGGTGACATCTCATTAGTCGGACCTAGGCCATTACTAATGGAGTATAATGATTTATATAATGATGAACAACGTCGTCGTTTAGATGTTAAACCAGGTATAACAGGATGGGCACAAGTTAATGGACGTAATGCACTATCATGGGAAGAAAAGTTTAAATTAGATGTTTGGTATGTTGATAATCAATCATTTATGCTAGATATGTATATACTTTATCTTACTGTAATTAAAGTATTTAAGAGTGAAGGTATTAATCAGGAAGGTTCTGTTACTGCGGAGAAATTTAAAGGAACTCCAAGTAATGCTTAA
- a CDS encoding acetyltransferase — MLKVTLLGNGGHAKVLRDIIKRIDKVELYAILDEKIENKYIESNVIYDTMNNLNDYKNTQFIIAIGNNHVRDKLVNQFRLSDSNFITIVDPSAVISPTATIGIGTVVMPNAVINADAVIGKHSIINSGAIVEHDNEIGDYTHISPGAVLSGTVTVGDYTHVGSGSVVIPNINIGARCIIGAGSVIIKDIESNVTAVGNPARIIKRSE; from the coding sequence ATGCTTAAAGTAACTTTACTTGGTAATGGTGGGCATGCTAAGGTTTTAAGAGACATTATTAAGAGAATAGATAAAGTAGAGTTATATGCTATTTTAGATGAAAAAATAGAGAATAAGTATATAGAATCTAATGTTATTTATGATACTATGAATAATTTAAATGATTATAAAAATACGCAATTTATTATTGCAATTGGTAATAATCATGTAAGAGATAAACTAGTTAATCAGTTTCGTTTATCAGATAGCAATTTTATAACAATAGTAGATCCGTCTGCTGTAATTTCTCCAACTGCAACAATAGGTATAGGCACAGTTGTAATGCCGAATGCAGTGATAAATGCAGATGCAGTAATTGGAAAACATTCAATAATTAATAGTGGTGCAATTGTTGAACATGACAATGAAATTGGAGATTATACTCATATTTCTCCAGGTGCAGTCTTATCAGGTACAGTTACTGTAGGAGATTATACTCATGTCGGATCAGGTAGTGTCGTTATACCTAATATAAATATTGGAGCACGTTGCATTATTGGAGCTGGTAGTGTCATAATAAAAGACATAGAAAGCAATGTAACTGCTGTTGGTAATCCAGCACGCATAATTAAAAGGAGCGAATAA
- a CDS encoding aminotransferase class I/II-fold pyridoxal phosphate-dependent enzyme, with protein MEERVFLSSPHMGGTEEKYIKEAFDTNWIAPLGENVTQFENAVKSYTGTKAACALSSGTGGLHLALDLLGVGPGDIVFCSSLTFIATANPIMYLGAEPVFIDSDLESWNMSPYALRKAFEKYAAMDKLPKAVMIVNLYGQSAKMDELMAICNEYNVPVIEDAAESLGSKYHGKMSGTFGKFGIFSFNGNKIITTSGGGMIISDDEEAINHALKKATQARDNALHYQHSEVGYNYRLSNISAGIGRGQMEVLNDRVEKKREIFNRYVEDLKDIEGISFMEELKDSFSNRWLSTIIVDSEKVGKTSVEIIEHLAQFNIEARPVWKPMHLQPLFEGKDFIQDEQQDVSKFLFENGICLPSDTKMTKDVQNKVIEYIKTFIIG; from the coding sequence ATGGAAGAACGAGTATTTCTATCAAGCCCACACATGGGTGGAACAGAAGAAAAGTATATAAAAGAAGCATTTGATACAAATTGGATTGCACCACTTGGTGAGAATGTGACACAATTTGAGAATGCAGTGAAATCTTATACAGGTACGAAAGCTGCTTGTGCACTTTCTAGTGGTACCGGTGGACTTCACTTAGCACTTGATCTGCTAGGTGTAGGGCCAGGAGATATCGTTTTTTGTTCGTCTCTAACTTTTATTGCAACAGCTAACCCAATTATGTACTTAGGTGCGGAACCAGTTTTTATTGACTCTGATTTAGAAAGCTGGAATATGTCACCTTATGCTTTACGTAAAGCATTTGAGAAATATGCTGCAATGGATAAATTACCTAAAGCAGTTATGATTGTAAACTTGTATGGTCAATCAGCGAAGATGGATGAATTAATGGCTATTTGTAATGAATATAATGTACCAGTTATTGAAGATGCAGCTGAATCATTAGGAAGTAAGTATCATGGCAAGATGAGTGGAACTTTCGGTAAGTTTGGTATATTCTCATTTAACGGTAATAAAATTATTACGACGTCAGGCGGAGGTATGATTATCTCTGACGACGAAGAAGCGATTAATCATGCTTTAAAGAAAGCAACACAAGCAAGAGATAATGCGCTTCATTATCAACATAGTGAAGTTGGTTATAACTATCGATTAAGTAATATCTCAGCTGGAATTGGTCGTGGTCAGATGGAAGTATTAAATGATCGTGTTGAGAAAAAACGTGAGATTTTTAATCGATATGTTGAAGATTTAAAAGATATTGAAGGTATTTCATTTATGGAAGAGTTAAAAGATAGTTTTAGTAATCGCTGGTTATCTACGATTATTGTTGATAGTGAGAAGGTAGGAAAAACTTCAGTTGAAATCATTGAGCATTTAGCCCAGTTTAATATTGAAGCACGACCTGTATGGAAACCAATGCATTTACAACCATTATTTGAAGGCAAGGATTTTATTCAGGATGAGCAACAAGATGTATCTAAATTCTTATTTGAGAATGGTATATGTTTACCTTCAGATACTAAGATGACTAAAGATGTTCAGAATAAGGTAATTGAATATATTAAAACATTTATCATCGGTTAA
- a CDS encoding RrF2 family transcriptional regulator, with protein sequence MKLTLYSDYSLRVLMYIARKDERVQIEEIAKFYGISKNHLTKVVNNLATLGYIETTRGRGGGMKIKIQPEDINIGKLIRKTEETLTIVECFDRETNTCPIAGMCGLQGVLGEALAAYMAVLDKYTLEDVLFQKITL encoded by the coding sequence ATGAAACTGACACTTTACTCAGATTATTCATTGCGTGTTTTAATGTATATCGCGCGTAAAGATGAGCGCGTACAAATTGAAGAGATTGCGAAGTTTTACGGGATTTCTAAAAATCATCTTACGAAAGTCGTGAATAATCTTGCGACGCTTGGATATATAGAAACGACACGTGGCCGTGGCGGTGGGATGAAGATTAAGATTCAGCCAGAGGATATTAATATCGGGAAATTAATACGTAAAACTGAAGAGACATTGACTATTGTAGAATGCTTCGATCGCGAGACGAATACTTGTCCGATAGCAGGAATGTGCGGTTTACAAGGTGTGTTAGGAGAAGCTCTTGCTGCATATATGGCGGTGCTTGATAAGTACACACTGGAAGATGTATTGTTTCAGAAGATAACATTATAA
- a CDS encoding globin domain-containing protein, translating to MLTEETKNIVKATIPVLEEHGTEITSAFYKHMFEQHPELLNVFNKTNQKLGRQQTALAQTVIAAAKHIDHLEAIIPNVNQIAHKHRALEIKPEHYPIVGENLIWAIQHVLGDAATPEIVDAWTKTYGVIADVFIKMEAALYDEADWQDFVSFKVVDIKDESPDIKSFTVKSDVVELKPVKAGQYITVKVHPEGEDNDALRHYSICSVDTSRGLKFAVKRDVAGDAKGMVSNYLHDSVKVGDELLLSAPAGEFLVETDNKDIVLISGGVGMTPLMSMLQAEVDTRNIKFIHSAYNRDAVPFKDEIKKLHNHENVHFYFNYSETAGRLNKEKLSKIISGNEEIYMCGSVAFMEGMLEIFNDMGIDRSHVHFEPFGPKMSITV from the coding sequence ATGTTAACTGAAGAAACAAAAAATATTGTAAAAGCTACGATTCCGGTATTAGAGGAGCATGGTACAGAGATTACGTCTGCATTTTATAAACATATGTTTGAACAGCATCCAGAGCTTTTAAATGTGTTTAATAAGACGAATCAGAAATTAGGACGTCAGCAAACAGCACTTGCTCAAACGGTTATTGCGGCTGCGAAACATATTGATCATTTAGAAGCGATTATTCCGAACGTCAATCAAATTGCCCATAAACATAGAGCGTTAGAAATTAAACCTGAGCATTATCCGATTGTTGGAGAAAATTTAATTTGGGCAATCCAGCATGTGTTAGGTGATGCTGCGACACCTGAGATTGTTGATGCGTGGACGAAGACGTACGGTGTCATTGCAGATGTGTTTATTAAGATGGAAGCGGCACTGTATGATGAAGCGGACTGGCAGGATTTCGTGTCATTTAAAGTTGTGGATATTAAGGATGAGTCTCCTGATATTAAATCATTCACGGTTAAGAGTGATGTTGTTGAATTAAAGCCGGTAAAAGCTGGTCAATATATTACGGTTAAAGTTCATCCGGAAGGTGAAGATAATGATGCGTTACGTCATTATTCTATTTGTTCTGTAGATACGTCACGCGGGTTAAAGTTTGCGGTTAAGCGTGATGTTGCAGGGGATGCAAAAGGTATGGTGTCAAACTACTTGCATGATAGTGTGAAAGTGGGCGATGAGTTATTGTTATCAGCGCCAGCGGGTGAGTTTTTAGTTGAGACAGATAATAAGGATATCGTATTAATCAGTGGTGGAGTAGGTATGACACCGCTAATGAGTATGTTACAAGCTGAAGTCGATACGCGTAACATTAAGTTTATCCATTCAGCTTATAATCGTGATGCTGTACCGTTTAAAGATGAGATTAAAAAGCTGCATAATCACGAGAATGTTCATTTTTACTTTAACTATTCTGAAACTGCAGGTCGTTTAAATAAAGAGAAGTTAAGTAAGATTATAAGTGGTAATGAAGAAATCTATATGTGTGGATCGGTTGCATTTATGGAAGGTATGCTAGAAATCTTTAATGACATGGGAATTGATAGAAGCCACGTTCACTTTGAGCCATTCGGTCCAAAGATGAGTATTACAGTTTAA
- a CDS encoding nuclease-related domain-containing protein gives MIAKYHETNDKVLLLYELLGRVNLSKKDYDVLMRYLSGLEGERKFLDVMRDVEGVLILWDIYLEDYSAQFDFLVIAGQYVFHFDVKNYSGVYEHKDGLFKGANGRVNKKLMLQLTGSEAGLNQFLLHHGFHYKVASRVVFMNESFQLIGDTDKYILFYYDLGRVVEYLKGNAGISDAMMRLCDTLIAHHGDDSKFYNIDDYDIENVRTGVRCPKCRRVGMSRDAKGHKYRCRCGHTVSNREAVDIVYRMLQVFRVKSIRKCDLNRHLGMPNRTLQRILSNHYIKKGINRGTYYEKQ, from the coding sequence ATGATAGCGAAATATCATGAAACGAATGATAAGGTGTTGTTGCTATATGAATTACTTGGACGCGTTAATTTGTCGAAGAAAGATTATGATGTACTGATGCGTTATTTGTCTGGGCTTGAGGGTGAACGTAAGTTTCTGGATGTGATGCGTGATGTAGAGGGTGTTTTAATACTATGGGATATTTATCTTGAGGACTATAGTGCACAGTTTGATTTTTTAGTGATAGCTGGGCAATATGTGTTTCATTTTGATGTGAAAAATTATAGTGGTGTATATGAACATAAGGATGGTTTGTTTAAAGGTGCGAATGGTCGAGTAAATAAAAAGCTTATGTTGCAGCTTACAGGGAGTGAGGCGGGGCTGAATCAGTTTTTACTGCATCACGGTTTTCATTATAAAGTGGCTAGTCGCGTCGTATTTATGAACGAATCGTTTCAATTAATTGGTGACACGGATAAGTATATTTTATTCTATTATGATCTTGGGCGTGTTGTGGAATATTTAAAAGGGAATGCTGGTATAAGTGACGCTATGATGAGGTTGTGTGATACGTTGATTGCGCATCATGGTGATGATTCGAAGTTTTATAATATTGATGATTATGATATTGAAAATGTAAGAACTGGTGTACGTTGTCCAAAGTGTCGTCGTGTTGGGATGAGTCGTGATGCTAAGGGTCATAAGTATCGCTGTCGATGTGGGCATACGGTGAGTAATCGTGAAGCGGTTGATATAGTGTACCGAATGTTACAGGTGTTTCGAGTGAAAAGCATTCGTAAATGTGATCTGAATCGGCATCTAGGCATGCCGAACCGTACATTACAGAGAATTTTGAGCAATCATTATATAAAAAAAGGGATTAATCGAGGTACTTACTATGAAAAGCAGTAG